The sequence GAGGCAGAGGAGACGCCGGAGGAGgatgacaggggctgtctccagaccCCCGAGTCTCCCTGGCACACGCACCTAGAGAGGCACCGCCTGGTCCAAACCTTCCACCCGGGAACCAGTCTTCACGTAAAGCACAAGGACAAGTTCACGGGGTCTGGGCAAAGGCTCCCAGGCTTGTTTGAAGACACGCAGATGACTCAGCAAGAAACCACCAGCCCAGGACCAGCCCAGCCTGAGTGCCAAGCAGACAAGTCACAGACAAAGGCAGTGGGATCTGGCTTCCACGTGGGCACTCAGGGCCCTCCTGCCATAAAAAGGTCACACCGGGCTGGAAAACCAGTTCACTATCCATTTCCCCAGAGGAAAACTCCCAGGATCTCCCAGGCCGCCCGGAACCTGGGCTTATATGGTCCAGCCTGAAGCTCTCTACTCAGAGGTCTCAACTTTGAGGCCATGTATGGCCTCATAAAGGAACCTGGGAGGCAAAGGCACAACTAAGGCCTGGAGCTGTGAGCAGAGCTGAATGACATCATTGTAGGTCAGACTGTGGGAAACGAACTTCACAGCGGGCACAGGGTCTTGtgcctcaaaaacaaaaagaaagactgCCCAGACCAGACTGCTCACAGCTCAGGAGGAACGAGTGCTGTTCCATCAACACAGCCCCATTCTGCTCACATAAGACGACAGTGCTGTGGACATCGGCTCGGTCCCTGGATCTAGAGAATTCTGAAACAGAGACCCTAGTGGATGGAAGCCTCAGCAGTGCCCTGGAGTCAACAGCATGGGCAACCATGTTTTCAGTAACTTCTGGGACTTTCTCACATGTTCTGGAGAAGAGGAGCTCTGAGAACTGCCTCCTTCTGGTTGCTATGCCTGGAGGCCAGCACACTAAGTCACTCCCTTCATTCATAGTGACCACAGCATTTCCGCCCCCGCCTCGCAGAGTATAGTCACCCTAGGTAAAAAGGGTCAAAACGATGCTACCTACTGTTCTGTGTGTTGAAGGGTCTTTAGGAAGAGTTGGTCATCTCTCCCCTCTCACTGAGACTGTACATTCCAGCCTCATTAtagatttatttccttttacccttctccttccatccttcccttccttccttctttcctctttgacttctctctccttcccttcctcaatctctctctctccaaattaAACATTGCCCACCACTGAAGATATATACTAACAGAAGcctcagagaagaaaacaaagaaatgttcCTGCTTGGAAAGTATATGTTCCTCAAAAACGGCTCCCTTTTCAGCCACATTTGAATCATTGAGATACTTCCTGGTATATTTTAAACCAAAGTGAAATAATACTGTTACTTGGTTATTGGGGAAGAAAGTATCTTACCTGGTTAACTTTAATCAACACACTTAAACACACCTAGGGTGACTTTTCCTCATGCTAGATTCTCTCTCTGTAAAGTTTTACCCACATCTTCCTTTTTTCCCAATGGTGATTCAGTCTTGCCCACCCACATGGAGAGTTGTTAGCTAGGAGTGTCATTTTCTCTCAAAAACACGTATGTGCCTTCTCCTTGAACCACCCAGAAACTCCCTCCAACTTGGGGATtcattttgattctttttgtGAATAATTAATGAGTCAGTTGTTAATTTTTTACAGTCTAATAAAAAACAAGACATTTTGCTGAAAACGAAACTTTatcctttgcttttattttaaagaggCTTCCCACGAGTCAGTCCTCTTTCTACCATAGTAATCAGGATAGGATATGTTTTGCTGAGTTACAAACAAGCTCCAAATCTCACCATAGAAGCTTATTTTTGTTCACTCACAGACATCTCACTGTGGATTTGGGCGAACTTCCAGCCCAGCTCTCCTACAAGTACTACTAATAATTCAAGCTTCTTCAATCTTATGGCACCACCCTATTAACACTGGTTTCCCTAATTACTGTAGCAGGAGAAGAAAGTGCATTAAGAGTCACAAAGCAACTCTCAAACCACTTTGCTTATGTTTCATTGTCCAAAACAAGTAACACAGACATATTTCCACTTCATGGGTATAAGGAAGTGCAGTTATTCCATGTGCCCACAAGGAGAGAAAGAATGGAAATATGGATGAGTAAAAGGAAATATGGATGAACAAAAGTAATGACTAACACTGGTAGAGAGGGGCTAGGTCacaatattgctgctgctgctgctgctaaatcacttcagttgtgtctgactctgtgcgaccccatagacggcagcccaccaggctcccccatccatgggattttccgggcaagagtactggagtggggtgccaatgcCTTCTCCAAGGTCACAATATTAGGTTCAATCAATTATTTTGAGTATAGTAAGTAGCTGTTAAAGGATTTACAAATGAGACTAAAATGATTTGACCTGCAGTTTAACCAGATGACTCTGGTTGTTCGTGGAGAATGAACTGATGGTCATGCTAAAGAGCAATGCCAGGGGTAAAAATGACCAGGGCAAGTTCAGTGGGAAAGACACTGTTAGGTAAAGCACGAGTgggaacagagaaaggaaagaaaagcagacacatttgacataaatatattttggagatagAATCAACAGGATTTACTGAAGTTACTAATTATAAGTTAAAATTGAAGGATACTGAGTTTGAGATGCTCAGAGACACacaaatgaaaatatcaaatagGCAAGTATTTAAATGGGACTAGAGTTCTGGGCTAGACGTAAGAACTGAAGTGTCATGAGTATGTAGAGGTACTTACAATGAGAAAGGTACACCTATGCAGAGTGTAGAGAGAGAAGACAGGGTCCAGAATGAGGTCCAGAATGAAAACTCCCAATTCACTTAGTTGAAAAATCTCTAAGGGTTTTTCCAATCCTTACTCAGAAGAAGTGGGGTAGAGGAGGAGACAGTGAAGAGAAGTGACCAGGAGAGAAGGGGGCTCCCGGATGTGGAGTCTCAGACCTCAGAGGCAAGAGATAGAACAAGATTTTGCACGGGTCACTCCCCTAACTGCAAACCTCCAAATGCCCACTTTCTAGAGTCCAcactctttctctgtctgctttAAGAGGCCAGAGTCCAAGAAGCATCACTGGATGTTAGCAAGTTCAAGCCAGAGCCAACTGATGTCCACCAAGGCTGACAGCATCTTTGCCCCAGACGCATGGCCTTCTCCTGGGATGGGGTCATTCTTGTGCCCGGGGAGGAGTTGAGGATTAAGTGTTCCCCGTGGTAGAGCTTGAAGGGAGAGGGGCAAGAGGAAGGCTGGCTTTGAATCCTTCCACTCTTTCCCACAAGGCTGCTTCTGCCAGGAGCATTAGACCAGAACAATCTTTGTTGCTCAATTATAGGCACACCACTTCTCCTAACCCACAGGCGGTCAAACCCGTGTGGCAAAGGGCTCCAATGACCTGTGGGCTGTGGCCACCCACTCTGATTTTGTCTCCCCTGACAGTCAGGGCTGGAGCTAACCTTCTTTTTCCACGTTCTCCCCAGGATTGGCAGAAGGTTTTCCTAAACTAGAGACTAAATCCTGCCTCCAGTCACTTAGCTTAGGGCTGCTGAGTCTTCCAGCCCACGTGCTTGCCATCTTCAAGGGCTTGGAGGGAGGTGCATCCGGGCTCCAGTATCAGCACTACCATTGGCAGGCCTGACCTGAGCTCAGTTATTCTCCGAGCCGCAAATTGCccagttgtaaaataaaataaggtgATAAAAGGCCCTGGAgtgtgggaggtggggaaggaagtTATGTGTCACATTAGCAGTCAACTCTAAGCTATCCCCGCTAGGGGGCAGGCTCCCCTCAAACCCGCCCAGCCTGATTCCCTAACTTATCccgtggtggttgttcagttgttcagtcctgtctgacccttcgcgacctcacagactgcagcacgccctgTCATTAAAGCTCTTTCATCCCAGCCCTTAAGACTTGAAACGATTCGAATGTAAAAGTCTACCGCCATCCAGCTCAGATCCCACCAACCTCCCCACCTCCAGCACAGCCCTGATTTACACCTTTAAGATTAGAGGGAGGGGCGTGGTCATCTTGCTcacacacccctcccaccttTTTGGCTTTAGGGTAGAACACCGGCCACAGAGGGCCCTTTGTGTGACTGGCTGAGGTGCCGTTTGGGTCTCTTTTGCCTTGACCTTTACACTAACCTAACTCGGGGTCTGCAGGTTGGTGTGGACAGCTAGTGGCCGCCAGAGGCTCCTGCAGAGGAGAAACTCCACTGCAAGCCGCCCCTGTAATTGCATCAGAGGTCCACATCTCTTTGTCCCTCCATGGCCAGGGTCTCATCTGCCCTCTGCTGGCCCACTTAGGCTCGTAGACACAGAAGAGGTATTCTCTGCACCTAGATGCTGTAACCATCCTTACACCTTATCCCCTGGAGGTTCATACTGACTTTTTCCCTCTGAGGTTTCTCCCCTTCTCTTGGGGCAAGCCTACTTGCTGAGCAATCATCCAATTGAGGAATAATGTGTCACCCCGCCCCCTTTCTTGCAAATACtaacctaaaaagaaaaaaaacctctctgaacttccagcctctctctctctcttgtgctCACTTCCAGGGATAGGGAAGAGGGAATGGCCTTTATACAAGGAAAtgtaaacccactccagtattcttgcctggagaatcccacagatggaggagcctggtgggctacagtccatggggtcgcaaagagtccgacaggactgagcaacttcactttcactttcaaatactgAATGTCCTGAAAAGGTCGACACAGCAGGACACTAGTTAAAAATGCTAAGCACAGATTTTCATCACTAGTACACTATTGCAATAAGGGACTGAAAGCTTCCATTTGTACACCAAAGACTGAGTGTTTTAAGGGGGAGAATGAGGAAGTAGGGAGGTGGGTAAGTAGGGATCCAGTggtcaggaaaatgaaaaaactaCAGAAAGGAGAAGTGTAGGATTGGTCCATATAAAACCCATCTGGGTCTGCTAACTGGCACCTACCAAAATTAGGttgctatgggcttcccaggtggcacagtagtaaagaacccgcttgccaatgcagtgAGACATAAGAAActtgggttcgagccctggatggggaagatccccctggaggagggcatggcaactcactccagtattcttgcctggagaatcccatggacagagaagcctgacctgctacggtccatggggtcgcaaagagttggacacaactgtggtgacttagcaggcaggcacCCACCCTCCCACAGAGATCAGGAGACAAGGACCCTGTTTTCCTCCAGGTGTTGGCTGTaacaaaatagtaaaataaattcttttggCGTCATTGTAATTTCTCAGGCAGGCATTTTAAGGGGGGCTTGGGTCCCTGAGGATGCTGCCTTAGAGAACATGTTCACATTGGCTCAAGTCTTCAAAGGCCAAAGCTGAGGGCCAGTCAGACAGAAAGGACTCAGAGGAGCCTAGCTAGGGTTTGGTCAAGGAAAGAATCTTTGTCAGTCCTCAAGGACAGCCTCCTGCAGTCTCAGATCCCTGAAGAAAAAGGGTCATGCCCAGTCcatcaaaatattaagagcatctgTCACCCAGGGCTGGGCTTCTCAAATGCGGGcaggcatcagaatcacctggacgGCTTGTTCAACCACTGATGGCTGATCCCCACCCCATCACTTTCTTAAGCAGCAGCTGTGAACGGGCGGggcaagaatctgcatttctaacaaggtcTCTGTTGATGCTCATACTGGGAAACACATTTTGGAAACCACTGCTCCTGGGACTACGGCTGACCTACAGACCTGGCAATCCTTAACACGCGGGGGTTCTGTGTGCCTTTTGTTTTCAGCTGTGGATTACAGACACCACTGGGCGGGGGAAAAAGGACGATTCCATGGGCACCACGACTCTCCTATTGCAGCAGCTGTTCAACAGggcagcccctgcccccaccccacctcctggcTGTATCAGACTGAGGGGGGCTGTGAGCAGATGTGGGACGCTGTTGCCACCCTCTGTGTCTCGACTGAGATGACTGTTTATTCCTAGTAGGAAATTATTCCTGCAGTAGACCCCTAGGCAGCTATGCACACACAGAACCCTAGGTGGAATGGAGAATTTACCTCCAGAAGCTGAGTTGTTGattgggcacacacacacaaaaaatacccAAATCCCCAGCCATTTCCTAAGTCCAGAACTTCCCGGGCATCTGAATTCCAGGCAAACTCACAAGAAGTACAGCATCCTGTCCACGGCCCCCTCCCTATGCACTCAGGCTCCCCCGGGAGGTGCCTCCAGCACTCTTGCTGCCTTGGCTCACACCAATTTAAGAAAAAGGCTTTCTTCCACAGCCCTGCTCCCTCATAAACTAGGGCTTTGTTATATTACTACTGACCAGGAGAGTTTTGTAGAAACTAATGCCTGTAGCTGGCGATTTTTATTTTGGCCAGTCAAAAATTATTCTGTTATTTCACAAACATTTTGCGGGTTATTACATtcaattgttgcttttgaactgtggtgttggagaagactcttgagagtcccttggactgcaaggcgatccaaccagtccatcctaaaggagctcagtcctgggtgttcattggaaggactgatgctgaagctgaaactccaatactttggccacctgatgcgaagatctgagtcatttgaaaagaccctgatgttgggaaagattgaaggcaggaggagaaggggatgacagaggatgagatggttggatggcatcaccgactcaatggacatgagtttgggtagactctgggggttggtgatggactaggaggcctggcgtgctgcagtccatggggtcacaaagagtcagacatgattgagcaactgaactgaaccaactgAGCTGAACATTCAGTTGTTACACCTGACACATCTATaaattcttctccagcactgggagtttcatcttcactttctataTCAAATCAGTCACTAAGGCTTTCTGTCTTCTTATTGATCTAATATCCACACTGTCTGAATCAGAACTATCTTCTGAAGAACTCTCATCTTCTGAGACACTAAGCCTCTATGTCAATCAGAGAAAGTCTCTGCTTAAAATTCACTAAAAATTCTTCACTCACAATCTCACGATGCATCACTTTTGAAAATTTTACGGTAATAAAGTTGCATTGAAAATATACACGCGGCTGGAACAAAAACCTAACGGTGCAAGGTGTGAATGATAACGACAATCCTAAATTGTATAAGTGAACCCTTGATCAAGCTTAAGCTCTAACGACTTCACACGGTGGTGGTAATTATATTGCTCTCTAGAAACGTATTAATACAactctggtcaataatgtgttagcacctctgtgtgtgtatatggtgaAGGGGTTCCCCCACCGTGgctgatggaggaggctggtggggatGATGGAAGGAAGGGCACTGAGAGTCCAGTTCCTCCCGTCCTTGGGAGCTAGAGTCAAATGCTCCCTCTGAATGTCACACCCTCCACCATGTGTCCCACTGTCTGTGCGAGAAACAGTGCCCCAGAGAGGCAGCGCATGACCAGTACCTCATACTTCGTGCCTGGTCTCTTTTTTTGACCTTATATATTATTTTGGGGGTGGGGAAATGGTTTtaaacttgattttcttgggtttTGAGAGAGGCATTCGAACAATTCTTTTGGCTTTCTGGAATTATTAGAAATATTCTATGGTGCTACCTCTAGGATCAGGTCCTTCCTGAGGGAATCTTTCTTCTTTGGGGTGACTATCCTGTTTAAGATCTCTGCATCCCAGAAAAACCATATAttaaacacatatatgtggaatctatataTGTGAGAAATGTACAGATGAACCCATTTCGAgtgcaggaatagagatgcagatgtatagAGGGAACATGtggacgcagggcaggggaaggggagggtggggcgaACTGGGAGCAGTACTGACATGCGTGCACGACCGTGTGTAAAAGAGAAAAGCGAGTGGGAAGCTGCTACCAGCAAgggaagctcagcttggtgctctgtaatgatctagaggggtgggatgggggtggtggtgggaggtctaagagggagggcatatctatacatatagctgaatcactctcttgtacagcagaaactaatgtaaCATCGCAAAGCAATGATACcgcactaaaagaaaaaaaataaagacctctGCATCCCAACTTGTGAGTGGGGTACCCTAGATTTA comes from Dama dama isolate Ldn47 chromosome 16, ASM3311817v1, whole genome shotgun sequence and encodes:
- the C16H9orf152 gene encoding uncharacterized protein C9orf152 homolog, which encodes MKGWPCPCPALPHFWQLGSCYMAEGSGPRAPPKGPLLNIQLLRAQYEGLRRKQRTQAHVVVLPKGGNLPTPAESMVSAVWINMERRHSLTPEEAAPEAEETPEEDDRGCLQTPESPWHTHLERHRLVQTFHPGTSLHVKHKDKFTGSGQRLPGLFEDTQMTQQETTSPGPAQPECQADKSQTKAVGSGFHVGTQGPPAIKRSHRAGKPVHYPFPQRKTPRISQAARNLGLYGPA